GTCGGAACTCAAACAGAAAATTCTACTCAGCTTGCTAAAAAGTGACAAAAGACTTTCAGATTTAAAAGCTGAAGTTGAAAGCACCGAAACAACCATACTCCATGTCCTCAAAGAATTTGAGAAACTTGATCTAACCACAAAAAACGCAGGCACATATAGCCTCTCGCCATTAGGGCTCATAGAAGCCCAACTCTGTGATGCGTGTTACAGCACGACAGAAGCAATGGATAAATTCAAAGCGTTCTGGTTAACTCATGACACACACCAGATACCACCCGATTTAATGCTTAAAATTGGCATGCTCAAAGAATCCACGATAGTAAGAAGCGAACGAAGCGAATTATCAAAAGTCCACGAGAACTTTTTGAAATTGATGACGAATACTAAAAAAGTGCAGGGGACCTCTTCGATATTTCACCCCGACTTCGTTGGCATCTTTAAAGACATCCTGAACTCAGGCGGCTCTATTGACCTGATAATAACCGAAGAAGTCTTCAGCAGAACCTTTGAAAGCGCAATATCCACCGGCGATGGAGAATTATTCCAGAAATTTATGCTTGAAGGACGACTGAACCTTTACTTGCTTGACGAAATAAAAACCGCATTAACCGTAACAGAAAACGTTTTTTCAATGGGGCTTTTCCATTTGGACGGCCAATACGACTACAGCATGGACTTAGTCTCCACGGATGCGAATGCTTTGCAATGGGGCGAAGAGTTATTCCAAAGTATCCTCAAGCAAGCTAAGAAGGTGAGCTTATAGTTGGAATAAACCATAAAGCAAACGCATGCACCTTATTGGAAAAAGTCCTAAAATTAACTTTGTCAAACTCGATTTTCCTAGCTTTGAACGGCACCCTAGTTTTCGTCTTCGCAAGCCTACTCTATGAAATCCCTATTTCACTAACTCTAGCAATCGCGGCTTTTTTGATTACATATTCCGTTTACAGTTTAAACATGGCCACAGACACCAAAGAAGACACTATAAACCAAACTGAGGCTGCCCCAAACAAAACACTGTTTTACCTCGTTCCTTCAATAATCTGTTTGATTCTCAGCATTGCCATAGGCGCTCTTTCAGGCTTTAGTGTGTTACTTATCTTGCTTGCACCTCTAATCATAGGTTTCATTTACAGCATAAAATTAAACAAATCAATACCACGCCTAAAGGAAGTCTTAGGCGTCAAAAGCATAATTGTGGCATTAAGTTGGGCAATCACGGGAGCGCTTCTACCG
The DNA window shown above is from Candidatus Bathyarchaeota archaeon and carries:
- a CDS encoding DUF1724 domain-containing protein, whose translation is MEYRALLRSELKQKILLSLLKSDKRLSDLKAEVESTETTILHVLKEFEKLDLTTKNAGTYSLSPLGLIEAQLCDACYSTTEAMDKFKAFWLTHDTHQIPPDLMLKIGMLKESTIVRSERSELSKVHENFLKLMTNTKKVQGTSSIFHPDFVGIFKDILNSGGSIDLIITEEVFSRTFESAISTGDGELFQKFMLEGRLNLYLLDEIKTALTVTENVFSMGLFHLDGQYDYSMDLVSTDANALQWGEELFQSILKQAKKVSL
- a CDS encoding UbiA family prenyltransferase, with amino-acid sequence MSNSIFLALNGTLVFVFASLLYEIPISLTLAIAAFLITYSVYSLNMATDTKEDTINQTEAAPNKTLFYLVPSIICLILSIAIGALSGFSVLLILLAPLIIGFIYSIKLNKSIPRLKEVLGVKSIIVALSWAITGALLPATMQSVAVYKEIMVFFYIFIQILVNTIIFDALDTRGDRESGILTIPLALGLKNTKKLLLGFNGILVIWFICCLITGVFTEYSLTLGIGIVYEVLLIWYFFKTARPRLQAAVIVDGEWLPLVLLLKMLILR